The stretch of DNA ACGGTTCTGTGCAGAATTCAATTCTCCAATAATTTGTGGAAGGGTAAGAGCAAACATGCCAATTTGGATGGATTCCTTAGCAGCGCGAATGTGGTGGAGTACTTTATCTAAAGCAGAAGAATTTCCTTCATCTAAGGAAAAGTATTCAATAGGTTGGTTATTAATGGAGCAGCGGCCAGAGGTTTGTGTCTTGATGAAATGACAAAGTTCTGGGCTTTTCAATCCAATAATGAGATTTGCGCTTTTTTCTAAGGAGGCTAATGTAAAATTTGCAGATCCTAGCCAGGCGGTTTCTCCATCTATGGCCATGGTTTTTTGGTGCATGAGTTTTCTTCCTACGGGCGGATGTTCTACTAGGGTAAGGTAGGGAGAGGGTGAGAAATCTGCATTTTTTGCGATACGCTGGTAATGAATACACACAGGAATTTGCGCTGTTACTTGCTTTTTCAAACTCGTCGTGATAGCGGGGATAGAAAGATCATAGATACTTAGAAAGATCTCTTTTTGAGCAGAATTTATCGCATCACAGAGAACTTGAGTAATATTATCGCCGCATTGTTTAGCAAAAATCACCGGTTCTTGGGATTCAAGAAACGTTTGAAAGGTATCTGCGGATGGATTCGGGGCAGGGGCTTTTAATAAACACCCTCCGATAAAGAGGGAGGCTAGGCTGACCGAGATTTTATAAATAAGGTGTTTTGTTTTTTTCATTTGCTTATGTTTAGCTCCTTGACACCTCGATAAGGTGCTGTGTTTAATCTACTCATGAATAGTTATTAATAATATAATTTTTTTACGTGTATTTATTTTCTTTTAATTAAAAACAAAACAAAAAACGGTCTTTTTTGAAAAAAGAGGATCTTTTTTAAGAAAAGTACTGATGCCAACGAGACGCAACAAGCTTTTGTGTTGCTTCGTCTGATTCAAGCTCTTTAGGATAAGAAGGTTTCATGAGGGCATTTAGAATCATAGGAGGGCGGTAGTGTATCTTATGATTTGTTGTGCCACTCACAGGGATATGCAAGTCCGTTGCTGGGGATGATCGTGTGAATGTTCGCCATAAAAACTCTTTCGTACTAGAAAGAGTTTTGGATAGGTCTTCTGATAGAACGATTAAAGGCCACTGCTCTAAGTAAGGTTCCTTGAGTAATAAGGAAATGTCTATGTCCTGAGGAGAAGTTTCTAGAACTAAACATCCTCCACAAAATACTCCTATGCGAAAGACTCCAGGAAGAGAAGGGCCTCGGTATTGTCGGGGCAAAGATCGGATTGGTGTTCCGACTCCTAAAAAAATGCCTTTAGAACCTTTATTTAAGGCTGGTCCAGTGTAATCTAGAGTGTCATTAGCGGTGTCTGAAAGGATAAGAAGATCTCGATCAAAGCGCATGCGCTCTAATACGCATTCTAATAGGCTAGGGAAGTGATTTAAATCTATGGATTGATCTGTAATCCACAAAAATTTTGTTAAAGATAGTTGCCCTTCCCCAAGTATTCGTAAAGAGGATCGTAAGGCTTCCTTCCAGTAGCGCTCTTTAACTATAGCAGCAGCCACTGCATGAAATCCTGCTTCTCCGTAGCTTTTGAGAGCGCGAACCCCGGGCATAATCAGTGGGAAAAGAGGATCAAGGATTTCTTGAAGCTTGTTCCCAAGAAAAAAATCTTCCTGAAAGGGTTTTCCTACGATAGTGGCAGGATAGATAGCATCCTTTTTGTGATACAAACGTTTACAGTTAAAAACTGGAAAATCATGTGTTAGACTATAGTACCCGAAATGATCCCCGAAAGGTCCTTCAGGACGACGCTGTCCTGCGAGAGCTTCTCCTGTCAGAATGAACTCAGCATCACATAGAAGCGGATGCTGAGATAAAGGATCTTTTTCTATAAAGGAGAGCTTTTTGTTTTGTAAAAAAGAACAGAAAACTAGCTCTGGGACGTTTTCTGGGAGAGGGGCAATTGCAGATAGGATCAAAAAGGGGTTGCCTGAAAGGAAAACTGTGACAGGAAGATTTTGTTGTTTTTTCTCCGCTTCAAGGAAATGAGCACCACCTCCTT from Chlamydia suis encodes:
- a CDS encoding phospholipase D-like domain-containing protein codes for the protein MKKTKHLIYKISVSLASLFIGGCLLKAPAPNPSADTFQTFLESQEPVIFAKQCGDNITQVLCDAINSAQKEIFLSIYDLSIPAITTSLKKQVTAQIPVCIHYQRIAKNADFSPSPYLTLVEHPPVGRKLMHQKTMAIDGETAWLGSANFTLASLEKSANLIIGLKSPELCHFIKTQTSGRCSINNQPIEYFSLDEGNSSALDKVLHHIRAAKESIQIGMFALTLPQIIGELNSAQNRGVDVEILVDRGFKSFLVQQIKQLENPSLSIYEKVTPYQLHHKFGIFDKKTLITGSVNWSENGFLLNTEDMIVIENLTERQQRKLQDIWDGLVKECALYYSPGREEEQPPLIIPFPPSEKKQAA
- a CDS encoding menaquinone biosynthesis decarboxylase; translated protein: MFSLRSLVDYLRAQQELIDVHVLVDPYLEIAEIHRRVVENEGPALLFHNVKGSPFPVLTNLFGTQKRVDLLFPDLSSHLLDQVVSLLTSSPSFSSLWKHRSLLKRGLSSLGLHKRRFRPSPFLWRDPPNLSQLPMLTSWPEDGGPFLTLPLVYTQSPENGVPNLGMYRMQRFDEHTLGLHFQIQKGGGAHFLEAEKKQQNLPVTVFLSGNPFLILSAIAPLPENVPELVFCSFLQNKKLSFIEKDPLSQHPLLCDAEFILTGEALAGQRRPEGPFGDHFGYYSLTHDFPVFNCKRLYHKKDAIYPATIVGKPFQEDFFLGNKLQEILDPLFPLIMPGVRALKSYGEAGFHAVAAAIVKERYWKEALRSSLRILGEGQLSLTKFLWITDQSIDLNHFPSLLECVLERMRFDRDLLILSDTANDTLDYTGPALNKGSKGIFLGVGTPIRSLPRQYRGPSLPGVFRIGVFCGGCLVLETSPQDIDISLLLKEPYLEQWPLIVLSEDLSKTLSSTKEFLWRTFTRSSPATDLHIPVSGTTNHKIHYRPPMILNALMKPSYPKELESDEATQKLVASRWHQYFS